In a single window of the Zea mays cultivar B73 chromosome 5, Zm-B73-REFERENCE-NAM-5.0, whole genome shotgun sequence genome:
- the LOC111589337 gene encoding uncharacterized protein, with protein MADDDDVNPITGNDDLHAAGLVPDDEDDIQADAAALLGIDLTSAPVDLSSNPTNAGGGPATATDTPVGSTSTDGGTGTSSVGKRKSTVWVDFDEVFEKVNGPGRIILPVLITPGLPKCLDRPPLETF; from the exons ATGGCGGATGATGACGATGTCAATCCGATCACCGGCAACGATGACCTTCACGCGGCAGGGCTTGTCCCAGATGACGAAGACGACATCCAGGCTGACGCTGCTGCTTTGCTCGGTATCGATCTAACCTCTGCTCCTGTCGATCTAAGTTCTAATCCGACCAACGCTGGTGGAGGGCCTGCTACGGCCACCGATACTCCGGTCGGCTCCACCAGCACCGATGGTGGTACTGGTACCTCATCTGTTGGTAAGCGTAAATCTACTGTCTGGGTTGATTTTGATGAGGTATTTGAGAAAGTGAATGG GCCTGGGAGGATTATATTGCCCGTGCTCATAACCCCAGGTTTACCAAAGTGTCTAGACAGACCACCACTAGAGACCTTCTGA